attttgttttttatggtttagcctaaaaattgaaattgtttctgacattttttttgtttgaaatgtTTTCAAcgtttaatttaatataaaattattcttttaaagataatatttttttaaagggtaaagtatattttttgtctttgaaatttgataaaaatttcaaaaatactcataagttttattttgttttaattttgtcctaaaattttcgatttgcatcaaatatatctttaaaggctaatttttcaaaaaaaaaagactaatttaactacaatttcataagaacaaccctcaacacaagcaaatcaagcataattttcatgcattattgttagattgatcttaaattttttgaaaatttagccgttgagggtatatttgatgcaactcgtaaacttttgggacaaaattgaaacaaaataaaaattaaggcTATGTTAGGttggaaggaaagaaatagagaggaaagaaatagaatggaaagaaaggaaagaaaagaaattgagtgaatttttattttatttagatgtgtttggatgaaaggaaaataagaaggaaagaaatgttataaaaagacaattttatccttatattataaaatatattaaaaaaataaaaggataatatTGGAAGTAGAGAGAGAGATTTAATTTTCTCTCCATTTTCAAGAACAAAAAATACACTTTACCTTTTTTTATATGAGAAAAATACCCTATCACTATCCCTCTTCTATTTTTcatcctctctctctcaccaTTTCCTTCTCTTATTCTCCCTTCTCACATACGCAATCATGGTAATAATATATAGCAAGAGTGAGAGGGGGTAGAAAGAAGGAGATAGATGGCAAGGGAGAAAATCAAAATTggaaagagaggaagaagaaatgtGCGACAGTGAGAGAAGTCGTTGTTGCTATTGCTGGTTCGCTGGAAAGAGAGGGAAGGGATGCAAACAGAAAGAGGGTTTTTGCCTTTGATTGTGAATGTTTACTGTTGCTTTGCCGATGCTGTCATTGGTGTTGCTACAATGGCTTTGGAAGGTGATTATCACTGATGCTGTCCTAGTCACTCACATTGCTTGCATCAGTGGCCTTGTCTGCCATTGTCAACATCGTTCCTTTTCTGTAATCGACATTATTCcatctctcatctctctttccttctctttttttgtaATTGAAGGAAGTTACACTATCGTCAACATCGTTGCTCCATTCGACTTCTTTTCATGCATCACTACTTTGTTCCTGCGTTGCCGCCTATGTCTCTGTTGCCTGCGTGTTGTGGCAACCTCTGTTCGCGTGCGTCTTTCAGCATCTTGGCCCACTATTTCTGTTGTGGTTATTTCTTCCTTTCAATACATTCAATAACAACAACACaataattttagagagagaaagagagagagaaatgtgGCGCAGAGGGAGTGAGATGGTGATAGGATAATGTAAAGGTATAATTGTTCgaatgacgattttaaaattaaaaacgaaTCTTAGggacaaatttaaattaaaaaaattagagacgAATTCAATTTTCGAGTTAAATATTAGGGATCAAAATCGTAGTTATccctaaaaaaatactaaacaagTGTGTAATGGATTATTATGTTTCTAAATAATGAACGAAAGGAGCCGTCAATAATTCAATATACATAATTAGGGTTATCGCCTTCGTATTATAcatgttatatttatttgtttattgcaTATCATATTTGTGAAtgattaattagtttattagaGGCTGGATTAAGTTATAAGCAATCTTCCcgtcaaaagaaaaaaaaaacaaacaagtcTAAACTCTTGAAGTTGacattaattattgaataataatgtttctatttaatttaagtGTCGGATGTGAACAACataaaaaatggattttttttctatttttttaacacTTGAGAGAATAAAATGTaatcttttatctttaattttctaagtagaaccaaaaataaatgaaaaagtaTATGAAACCAAAATGTTACCagccaaaaactaaacaaaactacattaatttatattaataatgaattagttttaaattttttaaattcaaaatttaaaaaatttaaaattgattcggtaaacttaattaaaacctataaaaatcttcttcttctctcttataTTAACCTACCCACCTCCAACAATCATACacacaaacccatttctccCACCGTCAGGTCCTCTCTACCTCTCCATCGCGACCCACTCCTCTACTATCATCGGGTCACACAAGCACTTAAGGATTCGAGAACAAGAAGAACCGAGGCGGTTAAGGACGTGTTCCTCGTTAACGAGGAAAAAGGAGGTGAAACAATCGAAGGACTTAACGGCAATCGAAAAGTGGAACGGAAGGGAAGGGTTCTTGGGTGTGGCTACACTGTCGGTGGCGAAGCTTCCAGTGCCAAGGGTTGATCCTCGAATTCAGTCCATGATTTTGAGGAATAAGAATGTGTATGTGTTTGCAGTTAAGGAATTGAACGAAGTTAAGTGTGTTGGTGTGTGTGTTTATAGCATTTGGAGAAGGAGGGATGCTTCTCAACAATTGCGTCGTTCtgcacattaaaaaatataaaaatatatttatttaatataaaaaaaatctatttaatatgcaaaaaaatatcttaatatttaacaaaaaaatatccagtgatattttagcaaaaataattaactatctataaaattttaaaaaaaatatgaaattcttaaagaaatagagacatttacatttgtaatacaaaaaattagaaaaatatataaaagaacatccatttagtatgaaaaagaaacattctaatatttaacaaaagaaacatctatatatattaatttgtagAAATTTTGGATTCACCAAGAGATATTTGGCTGGTTTTTGGCTAATACCCTTTTGGTTCCCTAGCATTACTCTAAATAAATAggagagaaaaaataataaagaatgaGATTAAATATTGAAcaccatccaattttttttttcactggagAGAATCCACTCCCAACAAGTAGCATTCTTAGAATTATATACAATCATTCTAGTTTTTCACAatcatattattattcaaactgctgttaaaaataatttttttagtgacagttttaaaaaaattgctgCTAAAAATTTATCGCTATATGTCGAATTTAGTAATCCAAGGGtatttagatattattattttttcattggGACAATGGCAAATTGAACAATATTATGAGTTCTAAATGAAAATTTAATCCCCTTAATTATTTAAGCTTTAATAATGGCGATGCTtgattaattgatttaattaggTGGTTGACTTGAAAACTCAGTCATTTTACTTTGGACAAGTTAGCAAGCAATTGAGGCAGGATCTAGGAGAAGAGGAAGCCGACAAAATGCTCTCAAAAGCTGTCTACATATTTTCCATTGGAGGAAATGACTATGCTGCCCCTTTCTATAGTGCAAATTCCAGCACTGCGCCTCTTCCATACCCTCCACAACAATTTGTAGACTTTGTGATTGGCAACATTTCTTCGGTGATCAAAGTATACAAACAGagatttgaatccttaattTGCCTAATTCTCAAATATATGATTATTTATATGTCATTTTTCTTATCAATTTCGATTTTGGAGATAAGTagttacatatataatataatttcagaacttatgacaaaaaaaaaataaaaaatttaatcattcTTATTCTGAGAAAAAAAATCTAGCATAAagacttttttttgaaaaaaaaaatgtatacacAATCACACTTTAAACTCTAAAGCACAAACAAATCATATTGCATGCACtaacataattttattattctttgcATATGGTTTTAGTCTATAAAAATGTGTCATTTTGATTTTGGTCCTTCAAAatgtttttctttaattgtGATATATAAATATTCGTGTGAATtcagaaaatatatatttgcaagaataataaaaagaataaagcttttaatatatttatataaaatacatattttaacaTTTGatagtaaaatttataattattaggaataaaaataaaataaaataaaataaatcaagtgagactaaaaaaattatttaaacctaatttagtaattttatttatttattttattgtttaattttgctaatttagtaattttgcTAAATAGGATATCTATAATGAAGGTGGaagaaaatttggatttttaaatGTGTATCCATTGGGATGCATACCACTTCTAAGGATACTTATTGCTGAAAACAGCTTTGATGATTGCTTGCAACAAGAAGCTACCGTTCTTGCAAGGCTTCATAACAATgaacttcccaaaaaccttcagAAGCTTGAGAAAGAGTTAAGTGGATTCAAATATTCACTCACCGATATCTACGCTGCATTTCTTGACCATATGGAAAACCCTTCTAAATATGGTAAGCTATTGATAGTTGATGTTAGTATATATTTAGTAtggttatttaatatttaaaataagtatacagagaaaaatatttaattaggtATATACGTATAATTACTTTAcacactaaaaaaaaataatgagtaTTCTTGATGACGAGAGAAATTATATAAGAaggttaattattttataagatTGTTGTCATGAAAAtgtttaaaagtaattttaactACTATGGGTAATTGTTAAGAAAATAATTGCCAATACTTTTACTAGCTTTTTGTTTAGTAATTCTTGACGGCAAAGTATATCTCAATAAAAGTATTAtcagttttattttcaaataattagtgatcataaataatacacTTAATATTTATTTCCTTCTACACTTATTGAACAATTATTGTTGATACTACAAAAATAGGCTTAGTTATTttgcaaattttataattttgttaaatttttaattagatttatttttcagtTGAGATTCtatattatattagattttataattaagtattTATCATGACAAAAATATTGTAACTAAAGAAACATTTCATTAAATAAACAGATATATTCAGtttgtttaacaaaatattctgttaattatAACGTTTTTGTCATagcaaaaatttaattacaaaatttgataTGATACATCgacacaattaaaaataaaaaatatagaatattaagtaaaaatttagtgaaattataaaaatcgataaaaataattaaacctaaaaaatatttatgttatatatatatattcaagatgtctttttaaaattaaaggatAAATTAGCCTTTGTATCTATTAGAGAAGGATCAAGAAGAATTGGTTAAGGATGTGTATGTAATTGATCATCACTGTATACACTAAGAGTTGGTTACATGAGTCTATATACAGTTGATGCCAATAACAGAAATATGCTGAGTCAGCATAACTAACATAACAGATTCTAACTTCTCTAACTCCACAAGCTTCTACACGCTTCTCTCATTACCTATTTTATTTGATGTGGTTATTGGATGATTTGTATTTGTGTTGGTACAAGGTTTCAAAGTGGGGAGTGAAGCTTGCTGTGGAGGTGGTCGTTATGGAGGAGATTATAGTTGTGGAGGGAAAAGAGGAATTGAAACATATCATGTATGTAACAATTCTAATGACTATGTTCTCTTTGATGCTGCTCATCCCACTGATAAGGCTGCTAACCATATTTCCCAGATCATGTGGATTGGAGGTGATACACATCCTAAACAATCTTCTCACAATCTCAAACAACTCTTCCAGCTTTGAACATTTGTTAGATCATCCCCATGAGCGTTCACTAGTTAATAAGAATAACTAAACattcattaatatatataaatatatatgctCTCTGTTTGAATTTCTCCTTATTATTGTCTTTCTCGTATACATGTCTTGCAAAAAGAATTGATTTGTCTTTGCTACCTTTACAGCAGgtaaacaaattcaaattaaatctcttattcaattccatttaaattgaaaatcgattgtcacaaaaaaaaatttaaaaatcgatTAAAAACACACTAATTTAgatttgattcaattctaattATGGCAAACTGCATGGATTGAATCGAATTTCGAATCTACTCAAAACCGACTCAATTTAATTCAACCACACAGTGCggtataatattattttattattatatttaaaattttcttataaTATACACTGTAAAAAAAGGTATTTTTCGACGCAAAAAATCGACGATTTTTTTGTCGATATTTTTCgacaactttaaaaaaataattaaaaataaaacaataaaatcgaTAGCTTGGTCGTCGATTTTTTTATGATGTATTAACTCTTTTCCTATTATTGTCATATTGTCGACGAAACTGGGgtgaaaaatacttttattttaaaatcaacgAACACGacgtctattttattatttaaaatatcaacAATGTTACCGTCAATAAATTTGAACGGTCAAAATCGttttctaaaatcaaataagCAGTGTAGATTTAATGTATTAAATAGACGTTTAGAGTGCatgttgctttttttttcaaattaaaatcgTCGACATGgcgtttattttattatttaaaatatcaacAACGCTGCTATCGATATATTTAAACGGTGTAGATCGctttctaaaatcaaataaataatataaattaaatgtaTAAAATAGACATTTAAGATGTTACTTTTCtccaaattaaaatcaaacGAATTTGCCGTTGATTTTTATTATCCGCACTAAATTCCCGCGTCCAAAGTTCAGAAACACAATTCCCCCCAATCCCATCACCAACCTTGTTTTACCCAATTTTCAACAGTCATTCTCCGCTGCCATCGTCGCTCCGTCATAGTTGCACCACCGTCGTTCTCTTGCTCGCACCGCCGTTGCGCTCTATTGCTGCTGCAACCCTTGCCGACTTCGATTCCAACCCCAACCTCATTGTACAGTCCGCCGCCGCACTTGGCAACTTCGCCTGTGGCCTTGACGCCGGTGTCCGTGCTGTCCTCGACGCCGGAGCTTTCCCTCGCTTGATCAGGCTCCTCTCTGCCTCCGATGACAAGGtcaatttctctctctcttctttccttacCATTTGTTTTGCCAGATATTGTAGATCGCGATGAAATTGCAATGCTCTGAATTGTTAGATTGATCGTTAGGTTGCGATTAGTGATGATACTTGCTCGGTTACGTTGATTTGGactatttttttatcatcataATGCATTGATAGTAGGAATGAAATCGTTCGTGTGAGAATAATGAATTGCATATTTTGAACTCAATTTAGTGAttcaacttctcctttaattgttcTTGCTACTTCTATATCTATTAGAAATATTTCGAATgcaattattaatattttaatctcCAATGCCATCTGATTGGCCTTTGTACACTTGATTTCAGGTTGTGGATGCAGCTGCACGTTCTCTATGAATGATTTATCCATCAAAATTGGCCCCAAAATATGACTTTTTCAAGGAAGAGAACTTGGAGTTCCTGCTTTTAGTGTTGAAAAGCGAGAATGAAAGTCTTTCTGCACTAGGTGCGAGCATTATTATTCATTCATGCGAGACAGGTGAAGAACAGAATATCTTATGCTATGCTGGTGTGTTGGACAAACTCATCAGCCTTCTGTATGGTTCTCTAAGCCAGCAAGATGCTAGTTTGGAGTCCATAGCTGTGATTGTTAAAAACAATTCTGAAGCTGTCTCTAAATTTGTCGACCTTAGAGGTGGAAGAGCTTTGAGCCCTGTAATTGAATTAAGTAAAGACAAATATTCTCGAACAAGATTACTAGCTTGCTTGTGCCTGATTTGTGTTAAGAATGCTTCTTCTTGCCATCTTCAAGACACATGAACCAAAACCAAACTGATAAATATTCTGCTTGAACTCTTTGATGATTCTGGTCAAGTTGGAGATGAAGCTCCATTTCCAGGTATGTaataatttacttttggttGGGTTTTAACATAGCTGTGACTGAAGATTAGTTGAATTTAGATTAGCCTATTTTATTTTGGTAGATAAATGTGCGAATCCATATTGGTGTGCTTGTATAGGTACTTATTGTGTTACATTTGGTCAAATTGGACTCACTTCCTTCAATGTTTATATGGTGCTTTGTCTCATTTCTTATAGTATACAGAGGTATCCAATGTAATATTACTTAAATCTCAAGGATGTCTTAGTATACCTTTCCAATTGAAATGGTGTTGATTCAACCAATTGTAAAGGACAAGAAACTTGTTTTATCATGTCTCGAAGTTTGGTTATTGAGAatgaaattaatattataaGTTATAGTTCTATAAGCTAATGGATGTTGTAACGTTGTTTCTTATTTGCAGAGCAAGTGGATAATAGCTGTTTTTTTGGTGGTTTCATTCTTTGGAACCATGATATCGAAGAAGCCTTGTGGATTTTTACTTtgttttgaatattttgtattattagtggaTTGTAATTTAAACGAATATAAGTCTGAGTTTAGTTATTTATCTTGTATTAAATCTTTATGTTAAaggattatttattattttgataagtttgtaaattcattatctaatatttagtataaattttatttttatatttaaaaattcatttctcttatctaatattttgtatagattttatttctatatttaaaagtttatttacattaattgtccacaattttttaaatagaaaaaataatttaaaaaataaggcTATTAAAATCGACGGTAGCATTgtcactttttaaatttaaaaaagacaaaagaaaataaaatatagacaaCGAACTTGTTggtattttaataattgaatCGACAACTATATTGTCAATTTTAATGAatcaaatattaacaaaaaagttgtcgattttattaaacggttaaaattttcaaacttatattatagataaaaagattgtcaattttattgaattattatCGACTGCTTGGCAAGCCGtcgattttattagaatttaaatcGACAAGCTTAACAGTGACCACTTCCGTCGTCAATTTTGCCGtcgatttttaatattatcgagAGCCTAACCGACAATTTGACCGTCAATTTTAACAGTGTTTCTTGTAGtgatatttgatttattatacattttatcttattgatatattattttaattaacctATACTTTactttctattatattattattattagttttttaacaTACGGTTTAGATTTACTATGTCATTGttagttatttacttatttaaaatttgatattaagacttgttatatataatttatttttttttaatttataaaatcgcAATTTTAATCCAATTCAAATCATATTGTAAGTAAATGTTTGTATTTTACCGAAaatgtagtttttttttaaatgtgatggtttattaaaaaatgatatttttatttttaatttaaaaataaaaaaagttatatttacATACATGAGATTAGACACATTGTAGAAAGTGATTTGAATggtttagaaatttatttagtaagctggaatttatttattacttttttttgtcagaaatttatttattacttatttcAATAGTTCGGATAAactatacaataaaaatattctttatgatgaattttttttttgatgggTGAGCGCAGCCAACCAAAAAATCAACCCAGTGAATATATAGAAAATTTGTAAActgaatgaaaaacaaaaaacaaaaacaagacATCTCCTTAAGTGAACTGAAGTATGCAAATATTGAAGAACATACCAAGGATGCAACCACTTTAGCCAGTGTTAGGGTTTCAGCCTTTCAGGTTTTTTTTTCCGAATTAATTTTGCTgggttgattgttgttaattttactAGGTTTGTTATAATttacttatttgaatatataaactttgatttttttgttttattatagatttaattattctgttagtcCTTAtagtttcatcaaattttttattaggcctctatactttttttcttttcaattagatccctacattgctttaattttgtgattaagtcttttctaatataaaaaatattagagttaattgaatatttttttgcaaattaaatgtatttataattaaaaacttaattaaatctttaaccgcatgtattttggtaaaaatattatgttaattttaacatttttaacatgaaagggacctaattacaaaattaaaagtagtgtAAGGAcccaattgaaagaaaaaaaatatagggacataattacaaatttagtgaaactatagggaccaacaaaAAACCTTTATTATAATTTCTCTATTGATTAAGTTTATAGTTTTCAATTGAAGGTATATCCAGAAAATGCTCCTGTAGATAGTAGGTTTATAAGTTGCTGAAATTATATAAGTTTAAATAGATATACCATTTGAGAGTCATATACATCTAAGTTAGTAGATTACTTAGAATCTTAAATAGATATatcatttatataattaatttttcttttcaatattttattgtcTAGAGAGTTTTAATTATGCAATTTATTTAGCCACC
This sequence is a window from Arachis duranensis cultivar V14167 chromosome 2, aradu.V14167.gnm2.J7QH, whole genome shotgun sequence. Protein-coding genes within it:
- the LOC107473191 gene encoding GDSL esterase/lipase 5 isoform X2: MSIFTFYLCYFILNIIIIIGYSFSHQSHASYYCLPQNHRALFIFGDSLFDNGNNNYINTTTFLQSNFPPYGKTFFKYPSGRFSDGRVIPDFIGGYAKLPLIPPYLHPGYNHYQYIYGVNFASAGAGALVETNKGAVVDLKTQSFYFGQVSKQLRQDLGEEEADKMLSKAVYIFSIGGNDYAAPFYSANSSTAPLPYPPQQFVDFVIGNISSVIKDIYNEGGRKFGFLNVYPLGCIPLLRILIAENSFDDCLQQEATVLARLHNNELPKNLQKLEKELSGFKYSLTDIYAAFLDHMENPSKYGFKVGSEACCGGGRYGGDYSCGGKRGIETYHIMWIGGDTHPKQSSHNLKQLFQL
- the LOC107473191 gene encoding GDSL esterase/lipase 5 isoform X1, whose product is MSIFTFYLCYFILNIIIIIGYSFSHQSHASYYCLPQNHRALFIFGDSLFDNGNNNYINTTTFLQSNFPPYGKTFFKYPSGRFSDGRVIPDFIGGYAKLPLIPPYLHPGYNHYQYIYGVNFASAGAGALVETNKGAVVDLKTQSFYFGQVSKQLRQDLGEEEADKMLSKAVYIFSIGGNDYAAPFYSANSSTAPLPYPPQQFVDFVIGNISSVIKDIYNEGGRKFGFLNVYPLGCIPLLRILIAENSFDDCLQQEATVLARLHNNELPKNLQKLEKELSGFKYSLTDIYAAFLDHMENPSKYGFKVGSEACCGGGRYGGDYSCGGKRGIETYHVCNNSNDYVLFDAAHPTDKAANHISQIMWIGGDTHPKQSSHNLKQLFQL